A region of the Pseudarthrobacter sp. MM222 genome:
CGCACAAGGGCTCGGAAGGCTAACCCGGGACGGCAACCTTGCAGCCAGCGTCCCGGACGGTGGCGTCCCGGACTCCGGCGGCGTCGGCGATGGCAAGCGTCAGCTTGGCGAGCACCTCGTCCGGTGTTCCGTCGGCTGCCAGTTCCGTGAACTGGGCGTACTCGGGAATCGCCCGGTAGGCGGCCCGGAAAGAGTCGAGCTCCTCAAGGGTTTCCGCGTCCGTGCCGCGTGCCAGCACTCGCTGGTGCGCTTGTTCCGGGGTGATGACGAGGTGGACCACCAGGTCAGGTTCGGGGAGCTTCTCGAGGATGAACGGCAGGACTCGGCCGCGGGGGAGTTGCCGCGCATGACGTAGCGCGAGCTGGCAGTAGAGGTGGCGGTCCATGATGACCAGTCCCGGATGCCGGTGAGCCCGGGCATGGGACATCAGCACATTCGCGGAGCGGACCACTGTCTCCACGGCATCAGCCAGCCGTGGCGGGAGGTGAACCCCGAATCTGGCGCCCAGCAGCGACATCCTGCGCCGGCCGGCGTAGTTGCTGAGGAGAAGCGCGTCCTCGCCGGCGCTGCGGGCAGCCGCCACCACGGAACGGGCGGCCGTGGTTTTTCCTGAGCCGTCAATTCCGGTCAAGACAATCAGCAAGCGTGCTCCTTCTGGAGGATGGGGCGTTGGGCCCGGGCCGGGCGCCCGCCGGGCGTCTCGGCGGAGATGCGGCGCTGATGAGCGTCCGCCTACTGGTCCAACGGCGGGTCCTGCGGAATCGTGCCTGCCGGGACAACCATAGCAATCCTGCCGGCGTCAGATGCCGCCTCGGCGAAGGAGTTTGCCGCCTGGTGTCCGTCCGTCCACCTCGCGTCCGCGCAGGAACGTCCGCCGGACCACGCCCACAAGAGTCCGGCCGTCGTACGGGGTGATCGGATTCTTGTGCTTGAGTTTGGCTGCATCGACCACAAAGGCCTCCTCCGGGGCGAAGACGGAAAAGTCGGCGTCGTAGCCCAGGGCAAGCTGCCCCTTGTTGGTCAGCCGGGCGAGTCCGGCCGGCCTCGCGGCCATCCACTCCACAACCCGTTCCAGTGGAATGCCGCGCTGCCGTGCCTCCGTCCACATCAGCGGAAGCCCCAGCTGAAGCGAGGACACCCCGCCCCAGGCCACGGCAAAGTCGCCGTGTTCTAGGTCCTTCAGGTCCAGGGTGCTGGGGGAGTGGTCCGACACGACGCAATCGATGGTGCCGTCCTGCAAACCCTTCCAGAGCAGCTCGCGGTTGGCGGCCTCCCGGATCGGAGGGCAGCATTTGTAGGCCGTGGCGCCGTTCGGGATCTCCTCGGCCGTGAGGGTGAGGTAATGCGGACAGGTCTCGACCGTGAGGCGCACGCCGTCGCGCTTGGCACTGGCGATCATCGGCAGCGCGTCCGACGACGAAAGGTGCACGATGTGCGCGCGGGCACCGGTCCGGCGGGCGCGCGCGATCACCTCGGCGATGGCCCTATTTTCGGCGCCTCGGGGGCGGGAGGCCAGAAACTTCGCGTATTCGCCGCCCCGGGCGTGGGGTGCCTCGTCTATCGCGTGCGAATCCTCGGCGTGGACGATCATCAGCCCGTCGAAGGACTGCAGCTCGGCCAGGTCCTCTTCGAGTTCGTCAGCGTTCAGGCCGGGAAACTCGTCCACCCCGGAGTGCAGCAAAAAGGATTTGAAGCCGAAAACACCCTCGTCGTGGAGCGGCCGGAGATCCTGTTTGTTCCCCGGAATGGCGCCGCCCCAGAACCCGACGTCCACAAAGGCCTGGTCCGCTGCGACCTCGCGCTTGAGTTTGAGTCCTTCCACCGTGGTGGTGGGAGGGATGCTGTTGAGGGGCATGTCGATGATGGTTGTGACGCCACCGGCGGCCGCTGCCCGGGTGGCGGAGGCGAAGCCCTCCCACTCCGTGCGGCCGGGCTCGTTGACGTGGACGTGCGTGTCCACGAGGCCCGGGAGCAGGGTCTCGTCGTCGGCGAGTTCGATGACTTCGGCACCGGACAGGCCGTGGCCGAGGGGCTCGACGGCGACGATTACGCCCGCTCGCGCGCCCACTTCACACGCGGTTAACCCGGCCGCCGTCAGGACATGCTGGCCGCGGATGACGAGGTCGTAGGCTTCTTCGGACATCGAGGGTCTCCTTGTTTGCGGGCCGGTCGGAATCGGGTGGCTAGCCGCCCGCGCGCTTCCGGGTGACCCAGGTGAAGGCACTGTCCGCCGGTTCCCTGTATTCGAGGCCGATGTAGCCGTCATAGCCGAGTTGGCGGCTGCGGGCGATCCAGGTATCGAGGGGGAGCCCGCCGGTTTCAGGGGCCCCGCGGCCGGGGTCGTCGGCGATCTGGATGTGGCCGAAATCTTGGGCGTGATTTTCGATGACGACGGCGACGTCCTCGCCGTTGACCGCCAGATGGTAGAAGTCGGCCAGGAATTTGATGTTGTCCGCGCCAGTTTCCTGCCGTACGCGGGAGATGGCCCGGAGGGCGTCTTCAGCCGTCCGCAGCGGGTAGCGGGGAGCGCCGCTGACCGATTCGAGCAGGACCGTGCCCCCGATGCGCGCGACTCCCGCGGCCGCGGCCGCGAGATTTTCGACTGCCAGTTCGTCTTGGGCCTCAGGTGTTTGATCACCCTGACGGTTGCCGTAGAGGGCGTTGAAGGCCTTGCAGCCGAGCCGACCGCCGATGCCGGCTACGACGTCGATGTTGTCCCTGAACTCGGAGCAGCGGCCTTTCCAGGACACCAGGCCGCGGTCGCCGGCGGGCATGTCGCCGGCGTCGAAGTTGAGGCCCGTCAACTGAACCCCCGCGTCGGTGATGGTCCGCTCGAAGCTGGTGACGGCGGCGTCCCCGGGGACGGAAGTTTCGAACGGCCACCAAAATTCGACGGCGTCGAAGCCGGCAGCCTTGGCCGCGGCGGGCCGTTCGAGGAGGGGCAGCTCCGTCAGCAGGATGGAGCAATTCACGGAGTACGTCATGTGGGTTCCTTCAGTGGGTAAGACGGATCTGCCGGTTCACATCCTTGTAGAGAAGGTAGCGGAAATTGCCCGGGCCCCCGGCGTAGCACGCCTGCGGGCAGAAGGCGCGCAGCCACATGAAGTCGCCGGCCTCAACCTCCACCCAGTCGTCATTGAGGCGGTAGACGGCCTTGCCCTCGAGGACGAAGAGGCCGTGTTCCATCACATGCGTTTCCGCGAACGGGATGGAGGCGCCGGGCTGGAATGTCACGATATTGACGTGCATGTCATGCGCCAGGTCGTCGGGGTCCACGAAACGGGTGGTCGCCCAGGCGCCGTTGGTGCCCGGCATGGGCCGCGGCTCGACGTCCTGGTCACGGGTGACGAAGGACTTCGCCGTGTAACCATCCAGCGGCTCGTAGGCCTTGCGGATCCATTGGAAGCTGGCGGCCTCCCCGGCGCTGTCACCGTCACCGTCGCCGCCGCCGCCGCCCCGGGCGGAGTCGTTGGACACCTTCCAGTTTGAGCCCGCTGCGAGATAGGCGTAGCCGCCGGCCGCGAGGTGGTGGATCTCGCCGTCCAAGGTCAAGGTAAGCGTGCCCTTGGTCAGAAAAAGAACGCCCTCGACGCCGGCCTCGGCCTCGGGCTTCTCGCTGCCACCGCCCGGCGCCACCTCCACGATCAGCTGCGAAAAAGTCGTGGCGAAGCCGGCGATGGGGCGGGCGATGATCCAGGCGCGGGTGTTCGTCCAGCCGGGGAGGTTGCTGGTGACGATGTCCCGCAGCACGCCCTTGGGGATTACTGTGTAGGCCTCTTTGACCACCGCGCGGTCGGTGAGGAGTTGGGTCTGCGGCGGCAGGCCGCCTTCGGGAGAGAAGTAGTTGCTCATCAATGGTCTCCTGTGGGAACCGGGAAGTGGGTCAGTGGTTGGGTGGGGTGGCGGGCCGCGCCAGCCGCGGATGGGCAAGTGCCGTCAGTTGCGCGATTCCGACGCCGGCGAGCGCCTGGACGTCTTCGGCGTCCACGGCGCCGCACTGGACGCCGCGGAGAATGAACGCCGCGAGTGCCCTGGCTGTGGCGGGCTCGTCCAGGACGCCGCCCTCGGTGCGCAGCACGTAGTGGCGCAGCCTCGCCGCCGCAGCCGGGAGTCCTTCCCGGTAGAAGGCATAGGTGGCCGCAAACCTGCTCGGCAGCTGGGCCGGGTGCAGGTCCCACCCCTGGTAGTAGCCGCGTTCCAGGGAACGCCGCACCAGCCGGCCATGCAGGCGCCACGCGCTTTCCACGTTGTCGCCCACCGGGATGATGTTCGTGGAACCGTCCGAAAGCCTGATGCCGGTCCCGGCCACAGCAAGCTGCATCACTTCCTTCGCGAAGTCGGCCACGGGGTGTTCCATGGACTGGTATTCCGCGGAGATCTGCAGCGAAGCGGAGTAGTCATACGTGCCGTAGTGCAGCCCGCTGATGCGCCCCGGGACGGCATGGGCCAGTTGCGCCACCGGCAACGTGCCCTCAGGACCCAGGATGAGCTGCGGAGTTTCCACCTGCACCTCAAACCTCAGGCGGCCGGCGGGCAGCGAATGGACTTCCTCAAGCCGGGACACGGCAAAGTCCATCGCCTGGACCTGCGCCACCGTGGTGACCTTCGGCAAGGTGAGGACCAGGCCCTGGGGCAGTTCACCGGCCGCGGTAAGACCGGAGACAAACAGGTCCAGCGTCCGCAGGCCTCGGGCCCGGGTGGGGGCTTCGAAGCACTTGAAGCGGATGCCGATGAACGGGGGAGCGCTGCCGGCAGCCACCGCGGCGGCCACAGCGGCAGCCGCGGCGACAGCAGCGGCGTCCTCGGCGTCGTCGCCCCTGTCCCCGTACCCGTCCTCGAAATCGAGGCGGAGGTCCTCGATGGGTTCGGTTTCCAGTTTTACCTGTACCCGTGAGGCCAGTGACTCAGCGAGCCCGGCGTCCTGGCCCAGCAGGCTGCCCAGGCGGGCCAGGCCGCCGTGGGCGTCGGCCGACGCGAGCGCCTCGGCGCCCCAGTCAGCGCAGAAAGACGGGGTGAAGCGGTCTCCGGGCACGTAGACGGTATGCACCGGCTGGCGCGAGCCGTCGTCTCCCGGATAATTTTGCGCCAGCATGCGGTCGGTTGCGGCGAGCTGGGCATCTATCTGCGCCAGATCGGCGGCGTTGAAGGAACCGGCGGGCGCTGCCATGGTTCAGCCCACCAGTTCGTACGCCGGCGTGGTGAGGAAGTCCGTGTAGTCCTCGGAGAGGCAGATGTCACCTATCAGCCTGCTGGCCGGCTGGTAGTGCTTTACGAAGGCATCCTCGCCCACCTCGCCACGGAGCCTCTCCGTTTCCTCGGCCAGAATCCCGGCAACCAGTTCACGGGTGACGGTGTTGCCGGTGTCGGCGAGGACCACCTGGTTGCGGATCTGCTGCCACACCTGGGACCGCGAAATTTCCGCCGTGGCGGCGTCCTCCATCAGGTTGTGGATGGCGACCGCGCCGTTGCCGGAGATCCACACGGCGGTGTAGGCGACGGCCACGTAGAGGTTCAGGCGCAGACCGGCTTCGGTGACCGTGCCGTGGGCGGATTCGATATCCAGCAACTGCTCTGCGCTCACGGAGACCTCCGGGCGCTGCCTGTCCAGCTGGTTGGGCCGATCGCCGAGGACCGCGTCGAAGACGTCCCGGCAGACTGGAACCAGGTCCGGGTGGGCCACCCAGGAACCGTCGAAGCCGTCGTTTGCCTCGCGGGTCTTGTCCGCGCGCACCTTCTCGAACGCCTGGGCCGTCACGTCGGGTTCGCGCCGGTTGGGGATCACGGCGGCCATCCCGCCCATGGCGAACGCGCCGCGCCGGTGGCAGGTCTTGACGAGGAGCTCGGTGTAGGCGCGCATGAACGGTGCCGTCATGGCCACCGTGGCGCGGTCCGGCAGGACGAACCGCGGTCCGGCGTCGCGGAAATACTTGATGATGCTGAACAGGTAGTCCCAGCGTCCGGCGTTCAGGCCGGCGGCGTGGTCCCGGAGTTCGTAAAGGATTTCGTCCATTTCGAAGGCTGCGGGGATGGTCTCGATCAGAACGGTGGCACGGATGCTGCCCTGCGGGATGCCGAGGTAGTCCTGGGCGAAGACGAAGATGTCGTTCCAGAGGCGCGCCTCGAGATGGCTTTCCATCTTGGGCAGGTAGTAGTAGGGGCCGTGGCCGTTCGCCAGCAGCGCTTTGGCCGTGTGGAAGAAGTGCAGGCCGAAGTCCACCAACGCGCCAACAGTGTGTTCCCCGCCGATCAGCAGATGGCGCTCGCTCATGTGCCAGCCTCGCGGACGTGCCACGACGACGGCGAGCGGGGCGTCCGTCCGGAGAACGTATTCCTTGCCCTCCGGGGAGGTGTAGGCGAGGGTTCCCCCCGCCGCATCCCGGAGGTTGCGGATCGATTCGACCACGTTGGACCAGGTGGGGGTGCTGGCGTCCTCCAGGTCCGCGAGCCATACTTTCGCACCGGAATTCAGGGCGTTGATGGCCATCTTGGCGGGTGCGGCCGGGCCGGTCATTTCCACGCGGCGGTCCTGCAGGGCTGCGGGAGCGGGGGCCACGGTCCAGTCACCTTCGCGGACCTCCCGGGTTTCCGGGAGGAAATCGAGCCGACCGGTCCGGGCCACATCCTCCCGCTTGGCGGCCCTGGCCTTGAGCAGCTCGGAGCGCGTGCCGGCGAACCGCTGGTGGAGTTCCTCCACGAAGACGAGCGCCTCAGGGGTCAGGATCTCCTCCGCGCGGTCGATCGGGCTGGGGGCTGAAACTGTGAGAGCCATTATGGTCCTTATCCTAGGCAGTCATAAGTCGTGGGCCGAAGCGATGTACTCGGCGGCCACGTCTGGATTTGCCCGAGAATTTCCTCCTGGCGGGGCCCGAGCAGGCGCCCTACGGCAACCTATTTCGTATGATGGATATTATTATTTACGCTATGGAAATTACAAGGCTTCCGTCAGCCGTCGACGCCGACGAGCGGACGGGATATCTTGGATTTCCATCGCTTTCTCACGATGCGGATAAACATTGCCGCGATCGACCCTCAGGAGACCACCGCTATGGCTGAAAAAGCCACCGGAGGCGTGCAGTCCGTAGAGCGCGTTTTCGAACTTCTGGAACTCATCACGGACGCCGGCGGGGACGTCACCCTCAGCGAGCTCTCCGCCTCCACCGATCTGCCGCTTCCCACGATCCACCGGCTGCTCAGGACCCTGGTCAGCCTGGGTTACATCCGGCAGCTCCCCAACCGCCGGTATGCCCTGGGGCCGCGGTTGATCCGACTCGGCGAAGCCGCAGACAAGCAGCTCGGCGCCGTCGCCCGGCCCCAGCTGAAATCCCTGGTGGACCGGCTGGGGGAGACCGCCAACATGGCTGTTTTGGACTCGGACATGGTGATCTACGTGGCCCAGGTCCCGTCTCTCCACTCGATGCGCATGATGACCGAGGTGGGCCGCCGCGGCTTTATGCATGCCACGGGCATGGGCAAGGCCATCCTGGCCCAGCTGGACGACGACGCAGTGCGCGGCATCGTCGCGCGAAAGGGCATGCCCACGCCCACCCCGAAGAGCATCGGCGATGTCGATACCCTGCTCGCCGATTTGAAGTTGATCCGCGAGCGGGGGTATGCGATCGACGAGGAAGAGCAGGAGATCGGCGTCCGCTGCTACGCGATGGCCATCCCCGATGCACCCACGCAGGCGGCGATTTCCGTCTCCGGGCCAGTGTCCCGGCTGGATGAGTCCTTCGCGGGCCGTGCCGTGCCGCTGCTGCGCGAGGCGGCGCAGGCGATCTCCCGGGAACTCAGCCGGCACTAGCAAAAACCCGCGATGCCGGACCAGGCGATGTCCGCGGGGGTGGCGTCGTCGCGCTGGACGGTGGCCTCGATCAGGCCATAAGGGCGGTCGGCGGCAAAGAACACCTCGTTCGGGTTGTCGAGGCCGAACGGGGCGAGATCCACGAGGAAGTGGTGGTTGTTGGGCATCGAGAACCGGATCTCGTCGATCTCGCTGTGGGCTTCCAGGACCTTGGTGCCCATGTCGAAGAGCGTCTGCTGCAGGGCATGCGAGTACTTTTCGGTGAATGCTTCGAGCAGGAGGCCCTTGACGTCGCCGTAGTTCTTGTTGAAGTCCAGGGTGCTGAAGTCGGTCCCGGTCCTGAACCGCCAGCGGGCGGAAACGTCCGTGGCCAGGATACGGTCCGCTGTTTCCGGGAGGGTGGTGTATTTGTCCTTGGGGTAACCCATGAAGCCTGACTGGGTGGTCTTGAGGACGGTCAGGTCCTTGAGGCCGGAGATCACGTGGGTGGCGCCGCCGCTCCTGACCACCACCGCGGTGCGGACTTCCTGCCCGTTGCGCACGAAGGAGTGGTCGTGCTCGCTGCCATGGGCCAGGATCCGGTCCCAGCTGTAGGACTCGGCTTCCCACCGGCCGCCGGTAACCCAGTCGAAGCTGGACGTGAAGTGCTCCCCAAGCCGCAGCAGGAACGTTTCGGGGGAGCCGATGCCTTCGCGGGCGAAGGCATAGATGGTGTTCTTCTGGGTGTCCGTGGTCACCACGTGGGAATTGTCACCTTCGAGGTGGGCGGCAGCGAAGTCGCCCCGCAGCTGCGACGTGACGTTCAGGTCCTCGATCTCGTGGCGGTCGGTGCTCCGGGTGATTTTGACGACGCGGACTTCGGCCTTGCCATACTGGTTCTCGCCGAGGATGAACTTGTTGCTCATAGCAGGTTTCCAACTTCCGGTAGGTGGAATCAAACTCCCAGATGGAAATTTCGTGCGCATTTCGCGTTCGTTTCTTTCCGCCCCGGGCCCCAACGGGCCGCCGTGTCAGGAACCCGGCGGCCCCGGCCACTCCTTGCCGGCCCACGGGTCGTAGTCGGCGATGAACTCCTCCTGCGGCGGACGCTTCCCTTCGGGGACGTGCTGCAGGTTCACCCGAACCCGGTACCAGAGCGAGCTCGATCCGCGCATCCCGTCGACGAGCACGTCGGCGGGATGGAGAGCCGGGAGGAGGTCCGGGTGCCGGGACTTCCACTCGGCGAGCGCCGCGAGCGCCTCGGGCTTGGTCTTGGTGCGCGCCACCTCGATGAGTGGCATCACCGACTGCCGGCGGCCGGAACCGTCACCGTTGCGCGGCGCTTTCTCGGCAGGACCGAGCTTGGTCGCCAGCGCGAGGAGCCCGTCGAGTGTGCCCACCGCGTCGTCGATCCCGGTGTGAGGGTCGCCTATGTCCGCGAAGCGCTCGAGCACCGTGCGCACGGTGAATTGTTCCGGCCGGATGGTGCGGACCTCGTCCCAAGTGAGCGGCGTTGAAACCCGGGCGTCGGGCAGGGGCCGGACCGAGTACGCGGACGCTACGGTCCGGTCCTTCGCGTTCTGGTTGAAGTCGACGAACACACTCTCGCCGCGCTCCTCCTTCCACCACCTCGCGGTGGCGAGGCCGGGAGCGCGGTTTTCGACCTCACGGGCAAGGGTCTCGGCAGCGAGCCGCACGTCGCGGTATGACCACTGCGGTGCGATGCGCACCAGGATGTGGAGTCCGCGCGACCCGCTCGTCTTCGGCCACCCCCACCAGTCCTACGTCGTCGAGTACCTCCCGTGCGACATAGGCGACATCGACGATCTGGGACCAGGCGACTCCCGGCATCGGATCGAGGTCGACCCGGAGCTCGTCAGGGTGCTCGAGGTCCTCGGCACGCACGGGATGCGGGTTGAGGTCGAGGCAGCCAAGATTCACGATCCAT
Encoded here:
- the allB gene encoding allantoinase AllB; this encodes MSEEAYDLVIRGQHVLTAAGLTACEVGARAGVIVAVEPLGHGLSGAEVIELADDETLLPGLVDTHVHVNEPGRTEWEGFASATRAAAAGGVTTIIDMPLNSIPPTTTVEGLKLKREVAADQAFVDVGFWGGAIPGNKQDLRPLHDEGVFGFKSFLLHSGVDEFPGLNADELEEDLAELQSFDGLMIVHAEDSHAIDEAPHARGGEYAKFLASRPRGAENRAIAEVIARARRTGARAHIVHLSSSDALPMIASAKRDGVRLTVETCPHYLTLTAEEIPNGATAYKCCPPIREAANRELLWKGLQDGTIDCVVSDHSPSTLDLKDLEHGDFAVAWGGVSSLQLGLPLMWTEARQRGIPLERVVEWMAARPAGLARLTNKGQLALGYDADFSVFAPEEAFVVDAAKLKHKNPITPYDGRTLVGVVRRTFLRGREVDGRTPGGKLLRRGGI
- the aceB gene encoding malate synthase A, which produces MALTVSAPSPIDRAEEILTPEALVFVEELHQRFAGTRSELLKARAAKREDVARTGRLDFLPETREVREGDWTVAPAPAALQDRRVEMTGPAAPAKMAINALNSGAKVWLADLEDASTPTWSNVVESIRNLRDAAGGTLAYTSPEGKEYVLRTDAPLAVVVARPRGWHMSERHLLIGGEHTVGALVDFGLHFFHTAKALLANGHGPYYYLPKMESHLEARLWNDIFVFAQDYLGIPQGSIRATVLIETIPAAFEMDEILYELRDHAAGLNAGRWDYLFSIIKYFRDAGPRFVLPDRATVAMTAPFMRAYTELLVKTCHRRGAFAMGGMAAVIPNRREPDVTAQAFEKVRADKTREANDGFDGSWVAHPDLVPVCRDVFDAVLGDRPNQLDRQRPEVSVSAEQLLDIESAHGTVTEAGLRLNLYVAVAYTAVWISGNGAVAIHNLMEDAATAEISRSQVWQQIRNQVVLADTGNTVTRELVAGILAEETERLRGEVGEDAFVKHYQPASRLIGDICLSEDYTDFLTTPAYELVG
- a CDS encoding bifunctional allantoicase/(S)-ureidoglycine aminohydrolase codes for the protein MSNYFSPEGGLPPQTQLLTDRAVVKEAYTVIPKGVLRDIVTSNLPGWTNTRAWIIARPIAGFATTFSQLIVEVAPGGGSEKPEAEAGVEGVLFLTKGTLTLTLDGEIHHLAAGGYAYLAAGSNWKVSNDSARGGGGGDGDGDSAGEAASFQWIRKAYEPLDGYTAKSFVTRDQDVEPRPMPGTNGAWATTRFVDPDDLAHDMHVNIVTFQPGASIPFAETHVMEHGLFVLEGKAVYRLNDDWVEVEAGDFMWLRAFCPQACYAGGPGNFRYLLYKDVNRQIRLTH
- a CDS encoding hydroxypyruvate isomerase family protein, whose translation is MTYSVNCSILLTELPLLERPAAAKAAGFDAVEFWWPFETSVPGDAAVTSFERTITDAGVQLTGLNFDAGDMPAGDRGLVSWKGRCSEFRDNIDVVAGIGGRLGCKAFNALYGNRQGDQTPEAQDELAVENLAAAAAGVARIGGTVLLESVSGAPRYPLRTAEDALRAISRVRQETGADNIKFLADFYHLAVNGEDVAVVIENHAQDFGHIQIADDPGRGAPETGGLPLDTWIARSRQLGYDGYIGLEYREPADSAFTWVTRKRAGG
- a CDS encoding IclR family transcriptional regulator: MAEKATGGVQSVERVFELLELITDAGGDVTLSELSASTDLPLPTIHRLLRTLVSLGYIRQLPNRRYALGPRLIRLGEAADKQLGAVARPQLKSLVDRLGETANMAVLDSDMVIYVAQVPSLHSMRMMTEVGRRGFMHATGMGKAILAQLDDDAVRGIVARKGMPTPTPKSIGDVDTLLADLKLIRERGYAIDEEEQEIGVRCYAMAIPDAPTQAAISVSGPVSRLDESFAGRAVPLLREAAQAISRELSRH
- a CDS encoding DUF6986 family protein translates to MAAPAGSFNAADLAQIDAQLAATDRMLAQNYPGDDGSRQPVHTVYVPGDRFTPSFCADWGAEALASADAHGGLARLGSLLGQDAGLAESLASRVQVKLETEPIEDLRLDFEDGYGDRGDDAEDAAAVAAAAAVAAAVAAGSAPPFIGIRFKCFEAPTRARGLRTLDLFVSGLTAAGELPQGLVLTLPKVTTVAQVQAMDFAVSRLEEVHSLPAGRLRFEVQVETPQLILGPEGTLPVAQLAHAVPGRISGLHYGTYDYSASLQISAEYQSMEHPVADFAKEVMQLAVAGTGIRLSDGSTNIIPVGDNVESAWRLHGRLVRRSLERGYYQGWDLHPAQLPSRFAATYAFYREGLPAAAARLRHYVLRTEGGVLDEPATARALAAFILRGVQCGAVDAEDVQALAGVGIAQLTALAHPRLARPATPPNH
- the pucL gene encoding factor-independent urate hydroxylase; this encodes MSNKFILGENQYGKAEVRVVKITRSTDRHEIEDLNVTSQLRGDFAAAHLEGDNSHVVTTDTQKNTIYAFAREGIGSPETFLLRLGEHFTSSFDWVTGGRWEAESYSWDRILAHGSEHDHSFVRNGQEVRTAVVVRSGGATHVISGLKDLTVLKTTQSGFMGYPKDKYTTLPETADRILATDVSARWRFRTGTDFSTLDFNKNYGDVKGLLLEAFTEKYSHALQQTLFDMGTKVLEAHSEIDEIRFSMPNNHHFLVDLAPFGLDNPNEVFFAADRPYGLIEATVQRDDATPADIAWSGIAGFC
- a CDS encoding AAA family ATPase, whose amino-acid sequence is MLIVLTGIDGSGKTTAARSVVAAARSAGEDALLLSNYAGRRRMSLLGARFGVHLPPRLADAVETVVRSANVLMSHARAHRHPGLVIMDRHLYCQLALRHARQLPRGRVLPFILEKLPEPDLVVHLVITPEQAHQRVLARGTDAETLEELDSFRAAYRAIPEYAQFTELAADGTPDEVLAKLTLAIADAAGVRDATVRDAGCKVAVPG